The following is a genomic window from Candidatus Zixiibacteriota bacterium.
ATCACCGACCTGCGCGTCGCCGCCGTCGGCCAAACGTCCGTCACCCTCGGATGGACCGCGCCCGGCGATGACGGGACAACCGGCACCGCCGCGAGCTACACCGTGAAATTCTCGACCTCCCCGATCACCAACGCCAACTGGGCGGCGGCGACCACCGTCCCCGGCGTCCCCGCCCCCCACGCCGCCGGTACCGCCGAGAGCCTCACGGTCACCGGCCTGACCCCGGGCGTGACCTACTATTTCGCGATCAAGACGTCGGACGAAGTCCCCAACACATCCGGTCTGTCCAACGTCGTCTCCGGGACGCCGACCGGGGATCAGACCGCCCCCGCGGCCATCACCGACTTGGACGCCAGTTGATGCGTGTGAAACCTGCCGGCCCGCGGCCGACAGCCTCCTTTTGTGTGGAAGAGAAACGGCCCCGCTACGCCGGGGCCGTTTTCTTGAGGGCCTGCTTGTTGACCTTCCCCGACTGATACTTCGGCAGGGCGGCGAGAAACTGCACGTGTTTCGGCACCTTGTGGCCGGCCAGCCGCGCCTTGCAGTGCACGATCACGTCGTTGGCGCTCACGCCGGCGCCGGTCCCCGGCACCACCGCGGCCGCCACCGCCTCGCCCAGCACGGCGTCCGGCACCCCGTACACGGCGGCCTCGGCGATCCCGGTCAGTTCCAGAATCGTCTCCTCGACTTCTTTGGCGCTCACCCGGTTCCCGCCGCTCTTGATGATCTCCTTGCGCCGCCCCACGATGTACAGGTATCCCTCGTCATCCCGCCGCGCAAGATCCCCCGTGTACAGCCACCCCTCGCGCAGCACCTCTGCCTGCTCGGCCGGCTGCTTCCAGTAACCCATCATCACCGAGTCCCCTCCGACAATGATCTCCCCTTCCTCGCCCGCGGCGACGTCGTTCCCCGCGGCGTCCACTAGCCTCACCTGCACTCCCGGCACCGGTATGCCGACCGATCCCAGCTTCTCCCCCAGCCGCTCCGGCGGCAGCCACGACACCCGCGGGGAGGCCTCCGTCTGCCCGTACATAATGAAAATCTCTTTGGTCGGAAACGCCTCGCGCAGCCGCCGGATCACTTCCGGCGCCATGGCCCCGCCCGCCTGCGTGAAATACCGAAGGTCGGGGAACGCCCGCTTGGCGAAGGTCGTGTTCCCCAGGAGAATCATGAAATTCGAGGGCACTCCCGAGAACCCCGTCACCCGCTCCCGCTCCATCGTGTCCAGCACCGTCTCCGGGTACGTGAACCGGTTGTCGATGACCAGGCAGCCCCCCACCGCCGCGTGCGTGAGCAGGAGCGAATTGCCGTAGATGTAGTAGAACGGGAGGATCACCTGCACCCGGTCGCGGCAGCTGAGCCGAAGATACTCCACCGTCCCGGCCGTGTTCGCCGAGAGGTTCCGATGCGACAGCATCACCCCCTTGGGCGTCCCGGTGCTCCCCGAGGTGTAGAAAAGCGCGGCCAGTTCATCTTTCGGCGCCGCCGCCGCCCCGCTCCATAATTCTCTCAGTCGGTCCTCATCCGGACCTCCGCCGCCGGCTTCGTCCGCGGGATCCGGCGGCTGGTCGTCGATCGGCCCGAGGAGGTCGTGGAGCGACTCCACCGGTGCGGCGAGATCGAGCCGCAGGGCGCGTTCGGCGATGATCAGTTCCAGCGGCGACGGCGCCCGGCTGATCTCCGCGAGAAACCGCGCGAACCGCGTCTGCGTGAGCAGCACCCGCGACCCCGAGTCGCCGATCAGCTCGCGCACCTGCGCGGGACGGAGCGAGGTGTCCAGCGGCACCACCGCCAGCCCCGCCTGCGCCGCCGCGAAATAGGCGATCACGTACTCGATCGAGTTCTCCGCAAGCAGAGCCGCCCGCTCCCCCGGCGCATACCCGAGGGCCGCCAGCCGCGCGGCCAGCCGGTCCGCGTGCTCCTTCAACCGCCCGTAGCTGATCCGCCGCTCGCCGTGGATCACCGCCGGGCGCGCCCCGTGGACCGCCGCCGTCCTCGCCAGCAGATGGTGAAGCTTCACCGCAGTTGCCTTTCCTCGCGGGCCGACGCCCTACCGCGCCTCGGGCGGCGCCTCTAGCGGATTCATCCGAAGATACGCGGTCGCGTCGATCTTCCGCTGAATTGCCCGGTATCCCCGCTCCACCTCCTCCGGCGTCAGGTTGAGCACTCTGGCCGCCTCCGCCGCCGGCACCCGGTGTTCCATCGCGTACCAGAGCATGTCCATGGTGTAGAAATCGAGCCCGAAGAAAAACTCCTCCTGCGTCTGCTCCGCGCTGTAGGTGTCGGTCGTCGGCGTCCGGCTGACAATCTCGTCCGGTACGCCGAGGTGGCGGGCCAGTTGGAACACCTGCGTCTTGAACAGGTGGGCGATCGGCTTGAGGTCCGCCCCGCCATCCCCCCACTTCACGAAAAAGCCCTGCTCGTGCTCGTCCTTGTTCCCCGTCCCGACCACCGCCCAGTTGCGCTTCTCCGCGTGGTAGTACAGCGTCGTCATGCGAAGCCGCTGTTTCAGATTGGAGGCCGCCACCACCTGCAGGTACACGCCCATGGGCATCCGCCGCGTCTCGATTCTCCCCTGCGGGTCCTCCACCGTCAGCGTAAAATAGTTGAACGCCGCCTGCTCGATCACCGTGCTCGGAATCCCGATCTTGCACTTGTACCCCGGTCCGTAATCCGGGAACACCTGCCGGATCGCCTCATCCCGGCGCCGGTAGCAGCCCATGCCCTCCAGGCCTCCGGTGAGCGTCTCGAGGATCGTCTCGAATCCGAACCGCTCCGCCAGGAGCTGCGCCAGCCGGCGGCTCTCGGGGGAGGAGTCCTTCTCCGGCATCATCACCCCGACCACCCGCTGCGGCCCGAGCGCTGTCGCGCACAGCGCCGCCACGACCGAGGAATCGATTCCGCCGGAGATACCCACCACCGCCCCGCGCTTCTTCATCTGCACCCCGATCTGCTCGGCGATCACCCGCCGCAGCGACTCCGCCACTCGCGCAGCATCAATCTTCAGACTGTCTTTGTGAAATTCCAAGGCAAAACCCTCGTCTATCGCATCTCCAATTTTCCGTTCCGGCTTTTCCGCTCGCCGCAGCCCGCTCTTTGCCCGCCCGCCGGACTCCCCATCTTTCTGCTCGGTCCTCGCGCGAGCCCGGCCTCCGGCCCCGGTCTCAGAACACCGGCGCCCCCACCGCCGGCGACCAGACATAGAACAACCGCATCTTTCGCCCCTCTCCTTGCCCCTCCAGTCCCAGCACTTTCACCAGCGCGAACGTCTTGTCCGCCGTCATGACCTGCACCCAATCCCCTTCCTCGACCGCCACCCGGGGCTCGGTGGGCAGCGATGACATTGTCGCCGCGCCGGCCGCCGCCTCGCTCAGCTCCCCCCGGAACGGCAGCACCCGCAGGCGGGTGGCCCGGAGCAACCCCAGCCGGTCCGGCGAGGCGAGAAAGTCCCGTCCTTCCGCCGGATAAAAGTACAGGTCGTTCGCCAGGTCGTCCGCCCGGACATATGCCCCGGCCGCGAACGAAAAGCCGTCCTGTTCCGAGGCGAAGCGGGCCGCCAGTTCAATTGTCCCGCGCGGGCCGGTGACGATCGCAATCTCCTCCGAGGGCCGCGAGAGCGACTGGTCGGGAAAGACGGTCCGCACATGTACGTAGTATCGGACCCCGTCCGTCAGCCCTTCAGCCCGGTACACCTCCACGCCGTCCTCCGGCGTCGTGTCGCCGGGGAACACGGGATGGTTCCAGGCCTCGACCGATCCCGGCAGCGCTGTCCCCGGATAGGCCTCGCCCAGAGGGACCGTGCTGATGTAGATGTTGTACCCGGAGATGGCGGTCGGGCAGGATGCCCGGAAACTGATCTCGGCCGTCCCGGCGCTCGCCTCGGCGCGCACCTCCGCCGGAGCGCAGACGGAAGTCCGGTCGGGGGTCGCGGCGGCCTCCGGGGGCGGAGGCGCCTGCGGCCCGCCGCAGCCGGCGGCCAGCGCCGCCGCTGCGATCATTGCCGCCGCCCGCAGCTTCATCGCACCGCCAACTCCATCTGTCGCGGGCACAGGAACTCCGCCCCGTCCTCCCGGATCACCGCATCCTCCTCCAGTCCGACGCAGCCGATTCCCGGCAGCAGGATTTCCAGTTCCAGCGTGAACACATTCCCGGCCTCGAGCTCCATCCGCGGCGTCACCCCGTACCGTTCCCACTCCGGTCCAAGGATCCCGCCGCCGTCGTGGACATCCCGGCCGAGCTGGTGGCCGAGCGCGTGCTGGTACTCCGGGTAGCCGTGGTCGCGGAGCATCTCGCGCGCGAGCGCATCCACCGCGCACCCGGTCGCGCCCGGCCGCGCCGCTTTCGCCGTCTCCGTAATAATGTCCCTCACCATCGCAAATGCTTCCCGCAGCTCCGCCGGCGGGCGCTTTTCCCCGGGCCGCCGAAAGTAGAGCAGCCGCTGGAGGTCCGCGCAGTACCCTTCGCGGCGAATGCCGAAATCGACATGGAGCAAGTCTCCGCCCGCGAGTTTGGCCCCCGAAGGGAGCCCGTGGCCGGGCGCGCTCTTGTCCCCCGCATTAACAATCGTGGCAAACGAAGGTTCTCCCCCGGCCCCGGCGATCCCGCGGTCGATCAGCCCCGCCACCTCCGCCTCCGTCATCCCCGCCCGCACGTGCGGCGCCTCCGACTCCCACACCGCCGCCGTCAATTGGGCGGCCGTGGCGATCCGCGCCACCTCCTCCGGCAGCTTCCGGCTCCGCAGCTTGCTCATCAGCCGTTCCGCCGAGACCAGCCGCTCCCCGTAGGGCGTCCCGCGCAAATGCTCCTTCAGCAGCAGGTACATCCCGTGCGTCATGCCGTCCGCCGCGGGATCGTTGGCGCTGTAGTTGACCGCGATCTGCGCCGGGTCGAACCGGCGCACCAGCCCCGCCAGATCTTCCCCCACCCCGTGGGTGTAAGTACGCACCTCGCTGAACTGCCCGGCCCGCTCGAAATTCGCCGCATCCAGGTTTCCCACCAGCGCCACCGCCTCGCCGTTCCGGGAGAACGCGAAACACGACTGCCAGGTCGCCTCCTCCCCGACCACCAGCGCCAGCGCCGGGTCGGCCATCATCTTGGTCTCCCGCACAAAAATGAGCCAGAGATCGATCCCCAGCTCCCCCAAAAGCGCCGTTGCCTGGGCGGCTTTGGCCTTGACCAGCGTATCCATCCTGCTAAACTAACCGCTCTCCCGCCCCCGCACAAGCCGATAAATCCCCGCCGCTTCGGCCATGACCGGCGTCCCCTGTTCAATTTCTGCGCACTCCCGTCCACCCGGCAATCAAGATTCGACAAAATCTGTCGATCTTACAGGTGAGACCCGATACCTGCGGCGCCACCGGCCGCATGAGAAGGACGGGAGGTCGGCCGCTGCGTAGGGCGCTTGACGGACAAGACCGACAAATAACGAGAACAGGAGCAAACCCCGGCGGCGGCTTCGAATCACCGCGAACCCGAATAGCGCTTTATCCCTAATCTCCTGAGGAGGAAAGAAGAATGTACCAATCCGGTTACACCGATGGCGGCATGGCGTTCGGCGCCTTTTTGTGGCTCTTCGTCGCCGCGTTCTATCTCTTCTTCGCGTATGCGCAGTACCGCATCGCCAAGAAGTGCGGTCACGACAGCGAGGCCTGGTGGGGGTTTATTCCGATCCTCAACATCTTCCTGCTGCTCAAGTGCGCCGGCCGCGAATGGTACTGGTTCCTGTTCCTGCTGGTGCCCATCGTCAACATCATCGCGTTCGTCGTCCTCTGGATCGACGTCGCCAAGGCGGTGGACAAGAGCCCGGTCTGGGGCGTCCTGACCCTGGTCCCATTCATCAACCTCGTGGCCGTGGGCGTTCTCGCCTTCTCGCCGGCCCCGACCCGCTTCACGCCTCCGCGGACTCCCTCGCCGCGCCAGCCGGTCGGCGCCTGACCGCACTGGAGCTTGCGAGACCCGATTGGAGCGGTCCCCGCACGGGGGCCGCTTTTTTTGTGTGGCCGCGATCCGCTCGGCCGCATCGCACTTCGCCCCCGCCGAACCTGCCCTCGTCTGTTCCCGTCCCCCCGCGCCGGTCCGCCCGGCCCCATGTTAAACCTTGCCCCCGCCTCCCGTTCCACCCCATTCTGCTTTGGAGGAGACGCCCGATGACGCGCTTTGTCCCCAAACACTCGAAGAAAGCCGGCACCCGCCCCGGCACGGTCGCGTACGTCGGCCGCAAACGCGAACACAGCGTTGCCATCGACGTCATCGAATACGACGCCCACCACATCGCCGAGCGCCGCGTCCACTCCCTCCCCGAGTGCCTCCCCCTCAAACCCGCCCCCGCCGTCACCTGGCTCCGCATCAACGGCATCCACGACCCCCGCCTCATCGAGCAGATCGGCGCCCACTTCAACATCCACCCCCTGACTCAGGAAGACATCGCCAACACCGCGGTTCGGCCCGTCCTCGAGGAATCCCCCGCTCTCGTCTCGATCATCCTCAAGCGCCTCTCTCTCGACGGGGGCGGCCTCCTGCACCCCGAGCAGGCGGCGGTCATTTTCTCCCGCCACCTGGTGATCTCGTTTCAGGAGCGCGACAGCGGCCCTTTCGACGCGGTCCGCGACCGCCTCAGGAGCACCGTTCCCCGCACCCGCTTTCTCGAAACCGACTATCTCGCCTACTCGCTCGCCGACGCCCTCATCGATGACTATTTCGTTACCATGGACCGTCTCGGCGAGCAGCTCGATGCCGCGCAGGATGAGCTCGTCCGCCGTCCCACCCCCGACCACCTCGAGACGATTTTCGCGCTCCGCCGCGAACTGCTCCTGTTCCGCAAAGCCCTCTGGCCGCTCCGCGAGGTGATCGCGGCCCTGGCCCGGTCGGAGAACCGGCTCATCCACGACGACACCCGCCCGTACATCCGCGACCTCTACGAGCACACTGTCCAGGCCCTCGACACCATCGAGACCATGCGCGACATGGCCGCGTCGCTGCTGGAGATTTACCTGTCGAG
Proteins encoded in this region:
- a CDS encoding acyl--CoA ligase, with protein sequence MKLHHLLARTAAVHGARPAVIHGERRISYGRLKEHADRLAARLAALGYAPGERAALLAENSIEYVIAYFAAAQAGLAVVPLDTSLRPAQVRELIGDSGSRVLLTQTRFARFLAEISRAPSPLELIIAERALRLDLAAPVESLHDLLGPIDDQPPDPADEAGGGGPDEDRLRELWSGAAAAPKDELAALFYTSGSTGTPKGVMLSHRNLSANTAGTVEYLRLSCRDRVQVILPFYYIYGNSLLLTHAAVGGCLVIDNRFTYPETVLDTMERERVTGFSGVPSNFMILLGNTTFAKRAFPDLRYFTQAGGAMAPEVIRRLREAFPTKEIFIMYGQTEASPRVSWLPPERLGEKLGSVGIPVPGVQVRLVDAAGNDVAAGEEGEIIVGGDSVMMGYWKQPAEQAEVLREGWLYTGDLARRDDEGYLYIVGRRKEIIKSGGNRVSAKEVEETILELTGIAEAAVYGVPDAVLGEAVAAAVVPGTGAGVSANDVIVHCKARLAGHKVPKHVQFLAALPKYQSGKVNKQALKKTAPA
- the nadE gene encoding NAD(+) synthase, which produces MSGRRRWGRRCSETGAGGRARARTEQKDGESGGRAKSGLRRAEKPERKIGDAIDEGFALEFHKDSLKIDAARVAESLRRVIAEQIGVQMKKRGAVVGISGGIDSSVVAALCATALGPQRVVGVMMPEKDSSPESRRLAQLLAERFGFETILETLTGGLEGMGCYRRRDEAIRQVFPDYGPGYKCKIGIPSTVIEQAAFNYFTLTVEDPQGRIETRRMPMGVYLQVVAASNLKQRLRMTTLYYHAEKRNWAVVGTGNKDEHEQGFFVKWGDGGADLKPIAHLFKTQVFQLARHLGVPDEIVSRTPTTDTYSAEQTQEEFFFGLDFYTMDMLWYAMEHRVPAAEAARVLNLTPEEVERGYRAIQRKIDATAYLRMNPLEAPPEAR
- a CDS encoding aminopeptidase P family protein, translating into MDTLVKAKAAQATALLGELGIDLWLIFVRETKMMADPALALVVGEEATWQSCFAFSRNGEAVALVGNLDAANFERAGQFSEVRTYTHGVGEDLAGLVRRFDPAQIAVNYSANDPAADGMTHGMYLLLKEHLRGTPYGERLVSAERLMSKLRSRKLPEEVARIATAAQLTAAVWESEAPHVRAGMTEAEVAGLIDRGIAGAGGEPSFATIVNAGDKSAPGHGLPSGAKLAGGDLLHVDFGIRREGYCADLQRLLYFRRPGEKRPPAELREAFAMVRDIITETAKAARPGATGCAVDALAREMLRDHGYPEYQHALGHQLGRDVHDGGGILGPEWERYGVTPRMELEAGNVFTLELEILLPGIGCVGLEEDAVIREDGAEFLCPRQMELAVR
- the corA gene encoding magnesium/cobalt transporter CorA, with translation MTRFVPKHSKKAGTRPGTVAYVGRKREHSVAIDVIEYDAHHIAERRVHSLPECLPLKPAPAVTWLRINGIHDPRLIEQIGAHFNIHPLTQEDIANTAVRPVLEESPALVSIILKRLSLDGGGLLHPEQAAVIFSRHLVISFQERDSGPFDAVRDRLRSTVPRTRFLETDYLAYSLADALIDDYFVTMDRLGEQLDAAQDELVRRPTPDHLETIFALRRELLLFRKALWPLREVIAALARSENRLIHDDTRPYIRDLYEHTVQALDTIETMRDMAASLLEIYLSSVSNRMNEVMKVLTIIGTVFLPLGFLAGVYGMNFDRTAGRLNMPELGFPYGYIVFWVLVLLVVAAFVLFFRRRKWI